In one Alnus glutinosa chromosome 14, dhAlnGlut1.1, whole genome shotgun sequence genomic region, the following are encoded:
- the LOC133857589 gene encoding pentatricopeptide repeat-containing protein At5g48910-like, with amino-acid sequence MNSTIYKPTTPPSHPSSLFPQITLCKTIEGLKQVHAHMIKTAQMHDPLAAAEVLRFCALSNQRDVEYARKVFDQMPQPNCFSWNTMIRALAESDDDDDDDEPLEALLLFCRMAWDRFVEPNQFTFPSVLKACARTARLEEGKQVHGLVVKYGLDSDEFVVSNLVRMYVMCGVLEDAHVLFLRNVIEFDNGGEVVRNKRREEGNVVLWNVMVDGYVRLGKFEAARELFDRMPQRSVVSWNVMISGYAQNGLFKEAIEMFREMQMGEVSPNYVTMISVLPAISRLGALELGKWVHLYVEKNGIEIDDVLGSALVDMYSKCGSVEKALQVFERLPKKNTITWSAIIGGLAMHGQANDAIDYFARMERAGVTPSDVTYIGVLSACSHAGLVDEGQSFFNHMVKEVSLEPRIEHYGCMVDLLGRAGHLEEAEKLVLNMPIKPDDVIWKALLGACKMHGNIEMGKRVAETLMDMAPHDSGSYVALSNMYASSENWEAVAEVRLMMREMDIRKDPGCSWIELDGVIHEFLVEDESHPTAKEIHSMLEEISKQLRLIGYRPDTAKVLLKMDEEEKESALHYHSEKIAVAFGLISTSPHTPLRIVKNLRICEDCHSSMKLISETYKRKIIVRDRKRFHHFEHGSCSCKDYW; translated from the coding sequence ATGAATTCCACAATCTACAAGCCCACCACTCCGCCATCTCACCCATCCTCACTCTTCCCACAAATCACACTCTGCAAAACCATCGAAGGCCTGAAGCAAGTCCATGCCCACATGATCAAAACCGCCCAAATGCACGACCCTCTGGCCGCAGCCGAAGTCCTCAGGTTCTGCGCGCTCTCGAATCAACGCGATGTTGAATACGCGCGCAAGGTGTTCGACCAAATGCCCCAACCCAATTGCTTTTCTTGGAACACTATGATCAGGGCTCTTGCTGAGagcgatgatgatgatgatgatgatgagccATTGGAGGCCTTGTTGTTGTTCTGTCGAATGGCTTGGGATCGTTTTGTGGAACCCAATCAATTTACCTTTCCTTCTGTGTTGAAAGCGTGTGCTCGGACGGCGAGGCTTGAAGAAGGGAAGCAAGTACATGGGCTTGTTGTGAAGTATGGATTGGATAGTGATGAGTTTGTAGTTAGCAATCTTGTTAGGATGTATGTGATGTGTGGGGTTTTGGAGGATGCCCATGTGTTGTTTCTTAGGAACGTGATTGAATTTGATAATGGGGGTGAAGTTGTGAGGAATAAGAGGAGGGAAGAGGGTAATGTGGTTTTGTGGAATGTGATGGTCGATGGCTACGTGAGACTTGGGAAGTTTGAAGCTGCTAGGGAGTTGTTTGATAGAATGCCTCAAAGAAGTGTGGTTTCTTGGAATGTGATGATATCTGGGTACGCTCAGAATGGGTTATTTAAGGAGGCAATAGAGATGTTTCGTGAGATGCAGATGGGAGAGGTAAGCCCAAATTATGTGACAATGATTAGTGTTCTGCCGGCAATTTCAAGACTTGGAGCGCTTGAATTGGGGAAATGGGTACATTTGTATGTAGAGAAGAATGGGATCGAGATTGATGATGTGCTTGGTTCTGCTTTGGTTGATATGTATTCCAAGTGTGGGAGCGTCGAGAAGGCACTTCAAGTTTTTGAGAGGTTGCCAAAAAAGAACACGATCACTTGGAGTGCAATAATCGGTGGGCTTGCAATGCATGGTCAAGCAAATGATGCAATTGATTATTTTGCAAGGATGGAAAGAGCTGGAGTGACACCTAGTGATGTTACTTATATTGGTGTTTTGAGTGCATGTAGCCATGCTGGCTTGGTGGATGAGGGGCAATCCTTTTTCAACCACATGGTTAAGGAAGTGAGCTTAGAACCTAGAATTGAACATTATGGGTGTATGGTTGATCTATTAGGTCGTGCAGGACATTTAGAAGAAGCTGAAAAGCTTGTATTAAACATGCCAATTAAGCCAGATGATGTGATATGGAAGGCCTTGCTCGGTGCTTGTAAGATGCATGGAAACATAGAGATGGGCAAACGAGTGGCAGAGACTTTGATGGATATGGCTCCTCATGATAGTGGATCTTATGTGGCTCTCTCAAATATGTATGCCTCTTCAGAAAATTGGGAGGCAGTCGCAGAGGTGAGGTTGATGATGAGGGAGATGGACATAAGGAAAGACCCTGGATGCAGTTGGATTGAGCTTGACGGAGTAATTCATGAGTTTTTGGTGGAAGATGAGTCCCATCCTACAGCGAAAGAAATACATTCAATGCTGGAAGAAATTTCCAAGCAATTGAGGTTGATAGGCTATAGGCCAGACACTGCAAAAGTCTTGCTCAAAAtggatgaagaagaaaaagaaagtgccTTACACTATCACAGTGAGAAGATTGCAGTTGCCTTCGGCCTAATCAGTACAAGCCCTCATACGCCCCTTCGGATTGTTAAGAACCTACGCATCTGTGAGGATTGTCACTCTTCAATGAAATTAATCTCAGAAACTTATAAACGAAAGATTATTGTGCGTGATCGGAAACGCTTTCACCATTTTGAGCACGGGTCTTGTTCATGCAAGGATTATTGGTAA
- the LOC133857975 gene encoding LOW QUALITY PROTEIN: protein pleiotropic regulatory locus 1-like (The sequence of the model RefSeq protein was modified relative to this genomic sequence to represent the inferred CDS: inserted 2 bases in 1 codon), which yields MEIIPSKLPRPVHPPWKIRRVLPGHLGWVTSIAFDPSNAWFCTGSADRTIKIWDAESGRQKLTLTGHVEQVRGLAVSAKHPYMFSAGDDKQVKCWDLEQNKVIRSYHGHLSGVYCLALHPTIDILLTGGRDSVCRVWDIRSRAQIFALSGHDNTVCSVFTRAMDPQVVTGSHDSTIKLWDLRLGKATSTLTDHKKSVRAMTVHPKEQCFASASADNIKKFSLPKGEFCHNMLPQQRTIIHAMAVNEKGVLATGGDNGSLWFWDWKSGHNFQQAQTVVQPGSLDSEAGIYALAYNQTGSRLITCEADKTIKMWEEDEXETHPLD from the exons ATGGAAATAATCCCAAGCAAATTGCCACGCCCGGTTCATCCTCCATGGAAGATTCGTCGGGTCCTCCCTGGCCACTTGGGATGGGTGACATCCATTGCTTTTGATCCAAGCAATGCATGGTTTTGCACCGGCTCCGCAGATCGCACAATCAAGATATGGGATGCGGAAAGCGGAAGGCAAAAACTCACGCTGACAGGACACGTTGAACAAGTACGAGGCCTTGCTGTCAGCGCCAAACATCCATACATGTTTTCCGCCGGCGATGACAAACAAGTCAAATGTTGGGACCTTGAACAGAACAAGGTTATCCGGTCATATCACGGCCATTTGAGTGGTGTTTATTGCTTGGCTCTTCATCCCACCATCGACATTTTGCTGACTGGGGGGCGTGATTCTGTCTGCCGGGTCTGGGATATTCGTAGCAGGGCACAAATATTTGCTCTCTCCGGCCACGACAACACTGTTTGCTCTGTGTTTACTCGAGCTATGGATCCACAAGTTGTCACTGGCTCCCATGACTCCACCATCAAGCTCTGGGACCTCAGATTGGGAAAAGCAACGTCGACTCTCACCGACCATAAAAAGTCTGTGCGAGCAATGACGGTGCATCCCAAAGAGCAGTGTTTTGCATCTGCATCAGCTGACAACATCAAGAAATTCAGCCTTCCAAAAGGGGAATTCTGCCACAACATGCTCCCTCAGCAAAGAACTATAATCCATGCAATGGCTGTCAATGAGAAGGGTGTATTGGCTACAGGAGGTGACAACGGAAGTTTGTGGTTCTGGGACTGGAAGAGTGGTCACAATTTTCAGCAAGCCCAGACAGTTGTGCAGCCTGGCTCACTGGATAGTGAAGCTGGTATTTATGCACTTGCCTACAACCAAACTGGTTCAAGGCTTATTACTTGTGAAGCTGACAAGACAATCAAAATGTGggaagaagatga agaaacTCATCCCCTTGATTGA
- the LOC133857775 gene encoding uncharacterized protein LOC133857775, which yields MASSVILHKLCSISLHSPKCYKNQTLALTHSQFLSSKSFLKLKKQSLLSSIHVRNPSQKSRSASIVFAAQTNFLKALQTVWKVGRDGIEAGTNLVPDSVPRPMARISVTLVALTVSLFVLKSFLSTAFFALATMGLVYFAFIALNKDKDEGPRGGGGTTSTVDSLEEAKRIMEKYK from the exons ATGGCTTCTTCAGTTATTCTCCATAAGCTGTGCTCCATTTCGCTGCACTCCCCAAAATGTTACAAAAACCAAACCCTGGCTCTGACCCACTCCCAGTTTCTTTCCTCCAAGTCCTTTTTGAAGCTAAAGAAACAATCTTTGCTCTCAAGCATCCATGTTAGGAACCCAAGCCAAAAGTCTAGGTCAGCATCCATTGTCTTTGCTGCACAGACCAACTTTTTGAAAG CTCTTCAAACAGTGTGGAAGGTTGGCAGGGATGGAATTGAGGCAGGAACCAACTTGGTGCCT GATTCTGTACCAAGGCCAATGGCAAGGATTTCTGTCACGTTAGTTGCACTGACAGTTTCGCTCTTTGTGCTCAAGTCTTTCCTGTCTACAGCTTTCTTTGCCCTG GCGACGATGGGACTCGTATATTTTGCATTCATAGCCTTGAATAAAGATAAAGATGAAGGGCCAAGAGGGGGTGGAGGCACCACCTCTACAGTAGATTCTCTAGAAGAGGcaaaaagaataatggaaaagTACAAGTAA
- the LOC133857723 gene encoding LRR receptor-like serine/threonine-protein kinase RGI2, with the protein MPMPMPRQSFNTHNHHPMPRQSITAFHHHHHYHLLFILTLLVSSFSSSTANNEVVTLYSWLQSSASPSPAFSNWNPSDTNPCNWSYITCSSEEFVTEINIQSVEQALPFPSNLSSLHFLQKLVISGANLTGTISPDIGYCTLLTVIDVSSNNLVGSIPSSIGKLQNLKNLIVFDNYLSGKLPVELGQLSKLESIRAGGNRDIAGNIPDELGDCKNLQVLGLADTKISGSIPASLGKLSRLQTLAVYTTMLSGEIPPDLGNCTELVNLFMYENDLSGSLPAELGKLQKLEKLLLWQNNFDGTIPEEIGNCKSLKIIDLSLNSLSGSIPRSFGNLSNLVELMLSNNNISGSIPSVLSNATSLLQLQLDTNQISGSIPADLGMLTKLTVFFAWQNKLEGSIPPALASCRSLEALDLSHNVLTGSLPPGIFQLQNLTKLLLISNHISGSIPPEVGNCISLIRLRLVNNRIGGEIPKEIGFLNSLSFLDLSENRLVGSVPDEMGNCTELQMLNLSNNTIGGTLPSSLSALTRIQVLDFSVNQFVGQIPGSFGRLTSLNRLLLSRNFLSGSISSSLGRCSGLQLLDFSSNALSGTIPAELFEIEALDIALNLSFNALSGVIPPQISALNKLSLLDLSHNKLEGDLMALSGLVNLVSLNISYNNFTGYLPDSKLFRQLSATELAGNQGLCAKGHDACFLSNATTMSMTSSRGGFRRSQTLRLTIGLLIALIIALAILGAVAFFRARKMIRDDNDSEMGEDSWPWQFTPFQKLNLSVEQVLKCLVEPNVIGKGCSGIVYRAEIENGEAIAVKKLWPTTMAAGYNCQIERLEINRGIRDSFSAEVKTLGSIRHKNIVRFLGCCWNRNTRLLMYDYMPNGSLGSLLHERSGNCLEWNLRYQIVLGAAQGLAYLHHDCVPPIVHRDIKANNILIGPEFEPYIADFGLAKLVDDGDFARSSNTVAGSFGYIAPEYGYMMKITEKSDVYSYGVVVLEVLTGKQPIDPTIPDGLHIVDWVRQKRGGVEVMDASLRARPESEIEEMLQTLGVALLCVNPSPDDRPTMKDVAAMLKEIRHEREECMKFDMLLNGSIANERQENNSCNGGPSEKMEHSYLHTNNTSFSASSLLYSSSSNAKTTFK; encoded by the exons ATGCCAATGCCAATGCCGAGACAGTCCTTCAACACTCACAACCACCATCCAATGCCGAGGCAATCCATCACCGCCtttcaccaccaccaccactatcATCTCCTCTTCATCCTTACACTCTTGGTGtcatctttctcttcttctactGCAAACAATGAAGTTGTTACACTATATTCATGGCTTCAGAGCTCTGCTTCACCTTCTCCAGCTTTTTCCAACTGGAACCCTTCAGACACCAACCCTTGTAACTGGTCTTACATAACTTGTTCTTCGGAAGAGTTTGTCACTGAGATAAATATCCAGTCTGTTGAGCAAgctcttcccttcccttccaaTCTTTCCTCTCTTCACTTCCTCCAAAAGCTCGTCATTTCCGGTGCTAACCTCACCGGAACAATCTCTCCTGATATTGGATATTGCACTCTACTTACAGTCATTGATGTTAGTTCCAACAATCTCGTGGGAAGTATTCCTTCAAGTATTGGGAAGCTCCAAAATCTCAAGAATCTTATTGTATTTGATAATTACCTAAGTGGGAAACTGCCGGTTGAACTGGGACAACTCTCAAAATTGGAATCTATACGTGCCGGAGGGAACAGAGACATTGCAGGAAATATTCCAGACGAGCTTGGAGACTGCAAGAACTTGCAGGTGCTTGGTCTGGCTGATACTAAAATTTCAGGCTCTATACCGGCTTCATTGGGTAAATTAAGCAGGCTTCAGACGCTCGCAGTGTATACTACTATGCTTTCCGGTGAGATTCCGCCAGATTTAGGGAACTGTACGGAGCTTGTCAACTTGTTCATGTACGAGAATGATCTCTCAGGCTCACTTCCAGCAGAGTTGGGTAAGCTTCAGAAGCTGGAGAAGTTGTTATTGTGGCAGAACAATTTTGATGGAACTATTCCTGAGGAAATTGGAAACTGTAAAAGCTTGAAGATCATTGACCTCTCCTTGAATTCTCTTTCTGGAAGCATACCTCGGTCCTTCGGAAACCTCTCAAATCTTGTAGAGCTTATGCTTAGTAACAATAACATCTCTGGTTCAATCCCATCAGTTCTTTCAAATGCTACAAGCCTCCTACAGTTACAGCTTGATACTAACCAGATATCAGGATCGATCCCTGCAGACCTTGGGATGTTGACAAAGCTAACAGTCTTCTTTGCTTGGCAGAACAAACTTGAAGGAAGCATTCCGCCGGCATTGGCCAGCTGCCGGAGCCTCGAAGCCTTAGATTTGTCGCACAATGTACTCACTGGTAGCTTACCACCTGGGATATTTCAGCTTCAAAATTTAACAAAGCTTCTTTTGATTTCCAATCACATTTCGGGTTCAATCCCTCCAGAGGTTGGTAACTGCATTTCTCTTATCCGGCTTCGGCTAGTGAATAATCGAATCGGAGGGGAGATCCCGAAAGAAATCGGGTTCCTCAATAGCCTTAGTTTCCTTGACCTGTCGGAAAATCGTCTTGTTGGATCAGTGCCAGATGAGATGGGAAATTGTACTGAACTGCAAATGCTGAACCTAAGTAATAACACTATTGGAGGCACCTTGCCTAGCTCTTTATCTGCTCTTACCAGGATTCAAGTATTGGACTTTTCTGTTAATCAGTTTGTAGGTCAAATTCCTGGGAGTTTTGGGAGACTTACTTCTTTGAACAGACTCCTCCTTAGTAGGAACTTCCTCTCTGGTTCAATCTCCTCTTCGCTTGGCCGCTGTTCAGGTCTTCAGTTGCTTGATTTTAGCAGCAATGCACTTTCTGGTACAATCCCAGCAgaattatttgaaattgaagCTCTTGATATTGCTCTGAATTTGAGTTTCAATGCACTGTCTGGTGTGATCCCACCTCAAATTTCTGCTCTCAACAAGCTCTCCTTGCTAGACCTTTCTCACAATAAGCTGGAAGGTGACTTGATGGCACTATCGGGGCTTGTGAATCTTGTTTCTCTGAACATTTCCTACAATAATTTCACAGGTTATCTTCCAGACAGCAAGCTGTTTAGACAGTTATCGGCAACAGAGTTGGCAGGGAACCAAGGATTGTGTGCTAAGGGTCACGATGCATGTTTCCTAAGCAATGCTACAACAATGAGCATGACAAGCAGCCGTGGTGGTTTCAGGAGGTCACAGACACTTAGACTAACCATTGGATTGTTAATTGCTCTGATAATTGCATTGGCAATTCTCGGGGCTGTCGCATTTTTTCGAGCACGGAAAATGATCAGAGATGACAATGATTCTGAGATGGGAGAGGATTCATGGCCTTGGCAGTTTACTCCATTCCAGAAGTTGAACTTGTCAGTTGAACAAGTTCTGAAGTGTCTAGTTGAGCCCAATGTTATTGGAAAGGGTTGTTCAGGAATTGTTTACAGGGCAGAAATCGAAAACGGGGAAGCGATTGCAGTAAAGAAGCTCTGGCCAACAACAATGGCTGCTGGATACAATTGCCAAATTGAAAGGTTAGAAATCAATAGAGGAATTCGTGATTCATTTTCAGCTGAAGTAAAAACTCTTGGATCTATTCGGCACAAGAACATTGTAAGGTTCTTGGGTTGCTGTTGGAATCGAAACACAAGATTGCTAATGTATGATTACATGCCCAATGGGAGCTTAGGTAGTCTTCTCCATGAAAGAAGTGGCAACTGCTTGGAATGGAACCTGAGATATCAGATTGTATTGGGGGCAGCTCAAGGTTTGGCTTATCTACACCATGACTGTGTTCCTCCCATTGTTCACAGGGACATTAAGGCCAACAACATTCTCATTGGTCCTGAATTTGAACCCTACATTGCTGATTTTGGGCTTGCCAAGCTTGTTGATGATGGAGATTTTGCACGGTCTTCCAACACTGTTGCTGGTTCCTTTGGTTACATTGCTCCCG AGTATGGGTATATGATGAAGATAACAGAGAAGAGTGATGTGTATAGCTATGGTGTTGTTGTTTTAGAAGTGTTAACAGGGAAGCAACCAATTGATCCAACCATACCAGATGGGCTTCACATTGTAGATTGGGTAAGGCAGAAGAGAGGGGGAGTTGAAGTGATGGATGCAAGCTTACGCGCTCGGCCGGAATCGGAAATCGAGGAAATGTTGCAAACCTTAGGCGTGGCTTTGCTTTGTGTAAATCCTTCCCCAGACGATAGGCCAACCATGAAAGATGTAGCAGCAATGCTCAAAGAGATAAGGCATGAGAGAGAAGAGTGCATGAAATTTGATATGCTTCTTAATGGGTCTATTGCAAATGAAAGACAAGAGAACAATAGCTGCAATGGAGGTCCATCAGAAAAGATGGAACATTCATACCTTCACACCAACAACACAAGCTTTTCTGCATCATCATTGCTTTACTCTTCTTCCTCCAATGCTAAAACAACTTTCAAATAG